One window of Quercus robur chromosome 5, dhQueRobu3.1, whole genome shotgun sequence genomic DNA carries:
- the LOC126727580 gene encoding organic cation/carnitine transporter 7 produces MGDETPKYTVEEAIAAMGFGKFQILVLAYAGMGWISEAMEMMLLSFVGPALQSAWDLSSNEESLITSVVFAGMLVGAYTWGIVSDKHGRRKGFIITATVTGGAGFLSALAPNYTSLIILRCLVGLGLGGGPVLSSWFLEFIPTPSRGTWMVIFSAFWTLGTILEASLAWVVMPRLGWRWLLALSSLPSSLLLIFYRVTPESPRYLCLMGRTTEAIDVLEKIARMNGTELPCGTLVSDRQIELHEKSIDPSEDANLLSPRTENATRKGLDSNIGGISSLLVLLSPKLVRSTLLLWVVFFGNAFSYYGLVLLTSELNNGNSKCMPTKVQSQESQDVNYKNVFIASFAEFPGLLIAAATVDRLGRKLSMSAMFFLCCFCLLPLVFHQPEGLTTGLLFGARICITATFTIVYIYAPEIYPTSVRTTGVGIASSVGRIGGMLCPLVAVGLVHGCHQTASIVLFEIVIFFSGICVVLFPFETKGRELSDTVSSPKHIAESA; encoded by the exons ATGGGAGATGAAACCCCAAAGTACACTGTTGAAGAAGCTATTGCGGCCATGGGGTTTGGAAAATTCCAAATTCTGGTGCTTGCTTATGCTGGCATGGGTTGGATTTCAGAAGCAATGGAAATGATGCTACTTTCTTTTGTTGGACCAGCACTTCAGTCTGCATGGGATCTTTCTTCTAATGAAGAGAGCTTAATAACTAGTGTGGTATTTGCCggcatgctagttggagcataTACATGGGGCATAGTATCAGATAAGCACGGAAGGAG GAAAGGATTCATTATCACAGCAACAGTTACTGGTGGAGCTGGTTTTCTGAGTGCTTTAGCCCCTAATTATACATCATTGATTATTCTTCGTTGTTTGGTTGGTCTTGGTTTGGGAGGTGGCCCCGTACTCTCATCCTGGTTTCTAGAGTTCATTCCTACTCCTAGTAGAGGCACTTGGATGGTTATTTTTTCAGCATTTTGGACTCTTGGAACTATTCTTGAGGCTTCTCTTGCATGG GTTGTCATGCCAAGGTTGGGTTGGAGGTGGTTACTTGCATTGTCATCTCTCCCATCATCACTCCTCCTCATTTTCTATAGAGTGACACCTGAGTCACCTCGGTATTTATGCCTAATGGGTAGAACAACTGAAGCAATTGATGTTTTGGAGAAAATAGCCAGAATGAATGGAACAGAACTCCCTTGTGGCACTCTTGTTTCTGATCGCCAAATTGAGTTACATGAAAAGAGTATTGATCCATCAGAAGATGCAAATTTGCTCTCACCAAGAACTGAAAATGCAACCCGAAAGGGGTTAGATTCTAATATAGGGGGCATCTCATCACTTCTTGTGCTTCTTTCACCAAAATTAGTTAGGTCTACCTTGCTTTTGTGGGTAGTATTCTTTGGGAATGCTTTTTCATATTATGGCCTTGTGTTGCTGACTTCTGAGTTGAACAATGGGAATAGTAAATGCATGCCGACTAAAGTGCAGTCACAAGAGTCCCAGGATGTGAACTACAAAAATGTATTCATTGCAAGTTTTGCAG AGTTTCCGGGGCTCCTCATAGCAGCTGCAACTGTAGATAGACTTGGTCGTAAGCTTTCTATGTCAGCTATGTTCTTCCTGTGTTGCTTTTGTCTACTTCCATTGGTATTCCATCAGCCTGAGGGTTTAACAACAGGCCTTCTTTTTGGAGCTCGCATTTGCATCACAGCAACATTCACAATTGTATACATATATGCTCCTGAG ATATACCCAACCTCAGTTCGAACAACAGGCGTCGGAATTGCAAGCTCAGTTGGAAGAATTGGTGGAATGTTATGTCCTCTTGTGGCAGTTGGTTTAGTACATGGTTGTCATCAAACAGCATCCATTGTTCTTTTTGAGATTGTAATATTCTTTTCAGGTATTTGTGTAGTGCTATTCCCTTTTGAAACCAAGGGCCGTGAATTGAGCGATACTGTATCTAGTCCAAAACATATTGCTGAATCAGCATGA